ttgactctgctcctttgtctttgacaatggccatgagtccttggacttcaccatcagagtcaacatcctctgactctgattcatcgaatgtcaccatcagactcttcttggtcttgaagtgcttctttggcttcttgtctttcttcaactttggacaatcacttttgtagtgtccagattctttgcactcaaaacatgtgacttccttgattgaagacttcttctggcctgaggactcatacttgccttttgcctttccagagccttgaacttgctctgcctgtgcttccagatgcggttgagtctcttggagatcagagtcagctcatcttaatcagaatcttctgatgcttcttcagattcttcttcttcagcttgaagagcctttgacttctcaaccttagccttttcagatttggatttcaaggctatggactttttcctcagatcttgcatctctgagcgtttcagctcatggcatttcaaaatgctgatgagttcttctaaactcatattctcaacgtctctcgtgagctctattgaagtcaccaaaggcatccaactttcaggaagacacctgatgacccttatgacatgatcttttgttgtgtagctcttgttgagaggtcgtatgccagctacaagcaattgaaatctggagaacatttcttcaatggactcatttggctccatgatgaaggattcatacttttggatcaaagacaatgcctttgattctttgactttcttgtttccttcatgagacatcttcagagaatcaaaaatgcctttagcaaactcacgatcggtaatcttctggtactcctcataggaaatagcacttagaagaattgctcttgctttgtgatgttgtgagtacagcttcttttgttctgcagtcatctctgaccttgggatcttcttgccatctgcatcaactggacgctcatagccatccacaataatatcccagagatctgcatcgaaacccagaaagaaactttccagtctatctttccaatattcgaacctttgaccatcgaacataggaggctttgcgttgtaaccatctctttgagtttcactggtggtggcagccattgtttttcacaccggcccggatcactgaacactgttaggtgtggtaatcagaacttgcgctctgataccaattgaaggtatgaaaaacggtagaaagggggggggtttgaataacgttttcagaacaaagcttccaccttaaagattttgacaaatcttttgagaacttaagtgctaaagataagagatagaaaagcacacaaggattttatcctggttcacttgataaatcactcaagctactccagtccacccgttaaggtgatttcttccttcttagaatgaaggcaatccactaatcaggtaagagttacaactgcacttgaaacctacaagtgactaacaattacactgacttagctcacactaagattcactctcttagtcttctctaggatccgatcaaccttgatctcctaaaggcaaactatacaactgtatatgaagttcttgtttacaaagaaagtgcttctaaaaagcttatagtaaacacaatgaatttcaagatgaaagaaagcttagaatattttgaatatgtcttgcgcgtgtgtattgcttcttcttagtttcttagccgcttctttcaatcttcagcctctatatatactccaaggattagggttgagcgttgcatgggaaatgctaccgttggagggcagttctggaaaatccagcttctgctgtggctgagaacgttaggtaggtcgtcaggaaggtacacttgcttttgtacttggatagcgacttgaccttttaacctaggagacttctgatcagaggaatacttcatattggaacttgtgaagccggttgatcagagtcagagggaaagcacagatcctctgaccattgtatcttctgattctgaactcagagggaagaacatggccttcagagtttcttgcttctggacatcagagtttccactattcagcttctggatcttcagagtcttctacaccatcagaacatctgaaccttcagtgtttcttggttatcagaacttctggatcttcagagcttttagcgactgagtccacatcagagtttgtatagcttcagaacttctgaagcttttccactgttcatactgaacatggtgaatgcgaaagcgttgcttgggtcactctttatacacagtgcttctgatttgtgtgagattgagttgaggtcagaacctgtaaatagcacactcagaaaaacacgttagagtaccacaattgttcatatcaaaaggttaacttgtaatcatcaaaacatagagttgtactactagatcaaaacttgatcttacaatttcTTGACAAAATTCTACAAGGAGGCTACTGTGCTTCCTAATATGGACTCAAAAGTGAAGTTGCATTTGGTTTGTGAAGCTTTAAGGATGGGCAAACCTTTCCATTGCTTGTTAGAAAAATATTCCCCAACTGATGTGGTAGAATTTTGAGCAAGAGCTTCAAAGTATGTGAATATGGAGGATGACTTGGCCGATAATTCTCATAAAAAGGTCCAGCATGATGTGAATTCAGCTTTAAGGAATCATGGTCGGAATGATTCCCAATTTACAAATGGAGGAGGACATAACAAGAAGAATTTTAAGGAGCGTTATGAATCTTGCGCACCACTGAATACTACACCTTTAGTGTTGACTATTGACTTTACAACAATATTTTGACCACCTCCTATGAAAACTTGAATGAATGTTGATCGGTCTAGATAGTACGAGTTCTGTGAAGAGCATTTCCATAACACTGACAAGTGCACTTGGTTAGTGGATACGATTGGTCCGATGATTTTGGATGGTAAGTTGAAAAAATTTGTGACGAGAGGTCTTGATGAAGGAGAAAATCATTTttacaaaagaaataaaatatctcAGAGTCCACATGACTAAGAAAATAGTCAGAGAAATAAAGCTCACCATTCTTTAGGAAGATCAAGGTGAGATGCCTCTCCTTATCACGAAATGAAAGAAGAAAGTTTCAAAAGacaaaaaaagaaggaaaaaaaagcaATTCTCGAGAAGATAGTCCTCGAGAGTCAATGTGGTCTCCTAGTCATTGAGAATATTTATGTGGAATCCTACAAATCCGATCAGATCATAATTAAAGGGATCAAATCCTTACTTCCAAGCCtcctttttttgaaaataagggTGAAAAAAGATATCGGCCGAACTGCCTTGCAAGGATCTTGTCCTTTGTCTTAGATTGGTGGAAATGGGGAGAACATTGCAATTATTTCTTGGAGGAACATCCTTCGGGCATTCTCCGAGGGTCCACCACTTGCAAATCCACCAGCCATTACCAACGTATTGATCCCAAGAGATATTTGACCCTTTAATCCTACCAATGTATTGATCCCAAGAAATATCTAACCCTTTAATCCTTCTTTTCCAGGATTTAATAACCAGAACCATGATGACTCTTACGCCATTCACATCTTGTGTAGCCACTGTTTGGATTGACTAGCTCTCTGTGGATTGTAACAGGTTGTTCTTCATGCAAAGGGGCATGCTTTCTTTGTTGCCTTCTTATCGTCACAAGGTCGTACGACTGACGATCTGGGATACTCCTTCATGGAAAGGCTCCTTCCTTTGATATCCAACAATCATGTGGGTATTTGGAAGGTATTTTGACGCCCAACTCAACAAAAGCCGAAGAGAAACAAAAGTTTCGGTTAAATAGATAGTGTGAACTTGAAATGTGTCTTCTTTACCCAAAGACtttttttttagtacatcggaaaaataaattgcactcgtcaggaatcgatctctggacctcccctacccaacctatatgtcctccaactcctaccacttaagCTACCATACGGGGACACCCAAAGACACATATGTAATGTAACAAATATATATTATccgaaaaaaataaaagttaaaaacgGCGCCTAGTTTTCACATTAGAGTTTAGACTTCCGAGTTTGAGGTATAGTGAAAAGACTTAGTTGCCACTACCAATGTTTCTATCGGATCTCAATCAAATGGTCAGAATCAAATATTATCCTGAAGGGCCTCTGTATCATTTGGTCCTATCATGGTTTCGTGAGGCCGATGTAGTCACTAGTCAGCCTATAGACAAGTTGGAGTGCCAAGAAGTTTCGTTAATTCTAGTAGGTGAActttccatttttcttttccacTACATTGGATTCAACTCATTCAAGAAGCTCTCTGGTTATTATCATGATAGTgtctttttaataaaaataaaaaagtatctTAAAAATCTCCGCATGTCCATACGCCATAATTTCGTGAGAcaagaattgaaaaaaaaaaaaattgttacaagTGGAGAGAAAAAATATGAAGATGTGAAAATGGAAAAATATGAATCAATGAATCAAAactttaattttatattctttGGGTTTCAGAATTCCTCTGGTTTGTAAATTACTTTTTGGATGTTTTTGACGAGTGAAGGGAGgacatattattatttttcaaaatagaaTATTTACGTAAtctttttataataaaaaagttattaaTATGTTGTGTTTATActaatttatctttttattaattttattttttaaaatcatcAAATTAGATAGcattaatttgaaaaataaaaatatatcatCCCATCCTTTTCCTTTTAAAAACGTCTAAAAACAAATTCACAAACAACTGTGAATATGTTAGGAAACCAAAATCATATCTATAGATTCAATTCTAGTTGGTTAAATCAATTTTCACTAGTTGAAATCATATTTGGGTGATCTAGTAAAGTATAATTACGAATCAATTCCACTTAGTTGTTTTTTCGTtaaacataatcaattctgagatTTTAAAACTATATAACATTATCTTACAAAATTCATTTTTTCGATAAATTTATCTAAACATAAATTACATCATTTTAACTCATATTAAGCATACGTGATTTTAGTAAAATTAGTTATGTTGGAATTAATTCTGCCAACGCCTATCAAAACACACACCGAACCACAAttttttaagtctattaattttATGTTTACTCTCATGTTCAATGAGATTGAGGTGAAAAACAGTAGAATGAGAAATATGAGAGTTGATATGAAAAatgtaaatataaaaaaaatgaatttgggATGGAAGATAAAGTAGTGTGAATGTATCAAACTTTAAAGTTTTAAAGTTAAAGCATTGTTTTGATTTTAATTGTTTcatatcttatatttttttcatctcatttccaTTCATTTTCTCACTAttctttatattatttttctatcacatcacacATTATATCGCtcatttctctattttctcttttaataTCTCTTTGTGTAACTTGAATCGGAGTGTGAAGAGAACATTATTTTACTATTTCCCCCTTGTTCCAATGTTTATATCTATACTAATTTATTTTACAGATTGTGAAACCAATCCTTAAAGTTCcttcttgtatttttttaatctaatttgtTGCTTTCCACCAAACTGACCTTCCaattcaaacaatttttttaatatattaaggAGTCATCAAGATGTTGTTATGCCTTCTGGCTTGGCTATAATCTCTCTAGCACTTGGTCCAAAGCTTCACCTGAGTTTCTTTCTCTACCTTTTGAAGCAACAATTCTTAGGTTCATCCTCGTCTATCTATCTGTGTGTGTGCCCTCTGACACAGGGCAAGGACACTCATCTGGTCTTGGTTTCTTGTTGCATCAGGTACAGTTTTGtctcttgttttttttgttttcaaccTCTAAATCTTGATCATGTTTTTTGGTCACTTATTTGGATAAGGTATGCCATCTGTTGCCATCCCAGTGATTGATTAATTGTGAATTGgagtaaaggaaaaaaaaagataaatttgtgaacttgGTCTTCATGTGTTTGTTAAAAGAGCAAGTTTTGGTTTTTCTTAACATGGGTAGGTTTTTGCTGTGTTtccaattggttttggtttaATCTTTTCTGTTTCTGGGTTTGCAATATGCACTCATCTTTTGAATtgggatttcaaaaaaaaaagacttgtgGCTATCTAATCAAACTGAAATGGAAATGGAACTATGGTTGACTATTGCATGTAtagaaattcttctacaattgattctgaagtcaaAATTAATTCCGTGGAGAAACTTATGTGAGCAGCTTCTGGGCGgaaaaattgattatgaggaaagagaaactgatccaaacatgctaaagGCTGTTGCTTGAGTTTGTtatgtgtttacatcatatgcTATGTGCTCACTTCAGGAGATCATTTCTGTGCTTTCTGGCTAGAGTCATATTGGAATAGCAAACATTTTATCAGCCTCGTTCGTAGAAATTTCTCATGTTCTTGTGGCATATAAGTTTCAAGATTAATTCCTGAAGCATCTTAGATGAATATGAAATTTTATGTTTCCTTTGCATTCTGTTCTGTTTTCAATATTGCATTTAGTTAGTGAATTGGTTTTGTAATCCAATTGGTATATGCAGACAGAGAACCTTGTTGTGTATATGGGTGTATCTTCGGTTTTTCTTTATTTCCTCCAAACAGTGAGGCCAACATCTTGGGAATGATACAATATATTTTTATCTGCTAAGGTGGAATTTTATCTGCCATGACAACTAATATTTTACCTCAGTTAATtactaaattttgtgaaaaaGGAAATCTGAATTCTCTTTGCTAGACAAGTGTGATCATAGTTACTACTTTAATAAATTCATAATCGTGGTTGTGGTCTAATGATGAACTACCTACAAATTCTGATTATGAAAAACCCACAAGTATCAAAGTATTATGTTATAATCATCCAAGTGATCACAAAAAAGAAAACTAGTTGTCAACAGCTCTACTTTTTTAGATAAAAACTTTTAATTGAAATAATTATCATCTAGCTAGTTTATTCATAAGGGTCTCTTTATGTAAACTACTAAACTCGTAAATGTATCAAGTATATTTTGCCATGTTGACATGGATTTGATGTTCTAACTGAAAGaatcttcttcttttgtttctcaAATTTTAGCAAAGTCGTCCTAGAAAGTTGAACAAGATTTCATCAGTTAGCTGTGGCCTATTTTGCTATTTCTCAAGGTGAGAAAAGTACAAGATATATAGCCTGGGAATTTTAATTGATTGCAGAATTCACAGCATTTTCTTGACTAATCTGTGGGGTGTTTTGGTTGCAGATTACACAGACTGAAATTCTTGAGCTGACTGAATAAAACGCAAACTATGTCACTGGTTATATCGGCAGAGCTTGCTGATACATCATATAGGAATGCCAAGCTCTACACAATAAAGGGAACCGATGTGAAACCTGGCTTGTCCTCCAATAATTTTGTACCTGATAAGCACAGAAACATGTACATGACAGATTCATATTCCAGAGAGAGTTATGAAAAGTATTTCCTGGATTCACCAACAGAAGAACTGACATCAAGTTCCAGCATATCAGTAAATTCAATTCACCATGATGCTGCTTCTTCTTACCAGCTCAGGGCTAGTCCAGGAGCTTCTATGGTTTCTGATAAACCATTTGATACTTCTCTCATGTCTACAAGGAATCATGATGCCTATGAGTCCGACTTCGTATCAGATTTCTTGGATCATGAAAGCCCGGATTACCTTGAAGTTGATGGTGAAATGCGATTAAAACTACAAGAGTTGGAGAGGGCGTTGCTTGGTGATAATAATGATGACGAGGATgagggagaggaagaagaagaggaggacaTGTTTGGTACTTTCCAAAGCATGGAGATTGATGATCCTGACATAGCTGTGTGGGCCGACGCTGATCCCATTCAGAACATGCTGCTCCATGACCATGACTCACCAAAGGAATCTTCATCCTCAGATTCCAACATTAGCAGCATCAGCAGCACCACCAAAGAAACATCTCAATTTCAAAACTCTCCTCAGACCCCGAAGCAATTGCTTTATGAATGTGCTAGTGCTCTTTCAGAAGGAAATAAAGTGAAAGCCTCATCTATGATAAATGATCTCAGGCAGATGGTCTCAATTCAAGGAGATCCTTCCCAAAGAATTGCAGCATATATGGTGGAAGGCCTCGCGGCTCGCTTGGCTTCATCCGGAAAATGTATATACAGAGCTTTGAAATGCAAGGAGCCTCCTTCTTCAGACCGTCTCGCAGCAATGCAGATACTATTCGAGGTCTGCCCGTGTTTTAAATTTGGATTCATCGCTGCGAATGGTGCCATTGCAGAGGCTGTGAAGAATGAAAAGAAGGTTCACATCATAGATTTTGACATCAACCAAGGAAGTCAATACATAACTCTAATACAAACACTTGCTTCAAGGCCAGGCAAGCCACCCCATGTGAGATTGACCGGGGTTGACGATCCTGAGTCCGTGCAGCGATCTGTCGGAGGCTTAAACAACATAGGACAAAGGCTCGAAAAGCTTGCAGAAGCACTTGGGTTGCCGTTTGAGTTTCGAGCTGTGGCATCAACTACTTCTCTTGTCACCCAATCAATGCTCAACTGTCGCCAAGGGGAAGCTCTTGTGGTGAACTTTGCATTCCAGCTTCATCACATGCGAGATGAGAGCGTGTCAACAGTGAACGAACGGGACCAGCTCCTTCGCATGGTGAAGAGCCTGAATCCAAAACTTGTGACGGTTGTGGAGCAGGACATGAACACTAACACCTCTCCTTTTCTGCCGAGATTCATTATAGCGTACGAATACTACTCTGCTGTGTTCGACTCGCTTGATGCCACTCTTCCTAGAGAGAGCCAGGACAGGGTGAATGTGGAAAGGCAGTGTTTGGCGAGGGACATTGTTAATATTGTCGCGTGTGAGGGCGAGGATCGGATAGAGAGGTATGAAGTTGCTGGGAAATGGAGAGCAAGGATGACAATGGCCGGGTTCAATTCTTCCCCTATGAGCACAAATGTGAAGGAAGCAATCAGGGAACTCATTAAGCAGTACTGTGACAGgtacaagatgaaggatgaaATGGGGGCACTTCATTTTGGGTGGGAAGACAAGAACTTGATTGTTGCTTCAGCATGGAAGTGACCATTATATTTCTTTTTGTCCTTCACGGATTACGATCCGCTCATGCATGTGAAACTTGTCTGTCTATATCTCTTCATAAATATTAAGATACTCCTACTTATTTAATAattatgaagagaaagatgGACACAATTTCATCTCAACATTTCACTGTCGTGTGAAGTTTCCACATGAGAGGATTCTGATCCGTTAACCTGAGAAATGATAGTGTTAATGTagctttgtttgtttgtttagtATATTATTATGTATGTGTTTAAACATGGTCCAGACTAAGCTAATACGAACTTTGGTGTAATCCAAGTATTTAACGCGGCTGGAAGACAATGGAGTAGGGACCACATAAACCAGCTATGCTTAGGCATGCAATGACATCATTCCTTGTTAGCATCATTTTGCATCTCCGTCTTTTGCGTAACAGCTCAACATTGTGCCTTATCTTGTTTATTTTCATATTGGTTAGGACGTCACGTACCCATGTTGACATCTCAATAGCTTTTGTTGACATACTAATAGCGCTTTTGacagttactccctccgtccccatttataagtcacattttttgagttttttttgtccctaattataagtcACTTTGTGATACCAATGCACCATTTAATATTTGTTTCCAATACTAACCTCATATTTAAGATGAAAGAGGTAGTTATATTTGAAAAGTTTTAATTTGGAGAAAGAAATTCTAAGGGTGACATTGGAAAGCCTATGTTTTTGTCTTACAAATGTATTGCTTTTAACTATTTATCTTAATCTAAGATAAGTAGTTAAAAgagacttataataggggacggagggagtatgttaTATTGACAAATCACGTTGAGAagtgcatttttatttttttaaagatgttTAGATAAAACACCCAAAGGGTTATTCAACGGCACTTATCATGTGAGATTAATCTTAAAGAGTGATTTTGCAATGCACATAGATAAACAAAATTTAGAACAAGCATGATCACGAATGCCGATACATATATTGAGCTGACACTGAAACATGATGTAAAGACCTTAAAGGTCACAAAAGCCCCTAAACATATTCAACAGTTCACCAACCACACCACTTTTGAGTGTGGAGAGAAATTTCCCCATATTAATCAGCACTCAAACAACTCATACAGTTCTGTCATAGTTGTAATATGTGCAACTAACCACGACTTACTACGAAAGAACCTCCTAAAGATGAGGAGGTTCTATATCCAACGACTAATAATCGATTACTTAATttgaaaaatcaataaaaaaaatcaattaatgaTGTGATCGACTTACTTTACCTCTTAAGTGAGTGAACTCACTTGAAAGGAGCCGGAACCATTAGGTTGAATAGATTTAACTTACAAATACTTCAAATATATGAACTGAATAGATTTAACTTACAAATACTTCAAATATATAAACTATGAAGGAAAATGTTTGTCAACAAAATTGCAAAATGgctaaaacaaaaaataacttCTGAATGAAGCAGAATAGCTGATAATATTTGGGGCTCTTCTATATTTTCTTGATATCCTTATGACATGCGCGAAGAACTCTTGCAGTGAGCCAATAACTTACATTTACAAAGCTTACAATCAAATTGTGGGAACTCACTCCCCACAGGatataaaaaatcaaaaaaccaAGTATTCAGTGCTTTACACCTACAAAACACAAGGCTACTTCAGCTCTCGCCTGAAACTCTTCCAGGAGTTCCACGATCTTCTCACGACTAAAATTACTTTCACTGTCCTCAGCAAGCATTCTCCTCACcctacaagaaaaaaaaaggttaacaAAACCATCAATTTTCAATTAACATAAATAACATTAGTTAGAAAAAAGTACAGCCCTAGCTTTGTAAAGTTCCAGACTGAACCAAATTGATAATGTACAAGCCGGGGTGAGTTTGGAGTTGGTCTAATGGATAAAATTCCATGACCTGGTGGATAGCTCACATGGAACCCTAATAAATGGTGCGCCCTAGTCTCAGATTATCAAGTGATTGTGAAAAATTTAAGGTCACCAAATGAGTGACAATCAAAATCCCCGAGTAAATTCAGGGGTCTCAATTGACTATCCAAAATATTACGTTTGTTAGCCCCAAGTGTCATGTGTTCACTTTTTAAATCATCATCTAATTGATAATATGAGATCACGCCATGCAATTTGTTGACAACTTACCATTTACATGTGCAACCAAATTAGTGTTGTTTATTGTGGATTACGgaaagccaaaaatccgctatttcaaGCCCTTAAAGCAGAAAATACGGATAGCGGTGAGCCCTCAAAGCGCTAACACTATAGCTCTATAGCACCGCGATATCtgctatttgacaacactggaTCAAACTATACAAATAAGTGAGTCTGATACGAACGACCCCTAGGGTCCACCTCCACAGGGGAATCAATAAATTGCATTAGCATATTTGCATGAAAACAAAACTTGCTCATGACGACTCAATTGTAAAATAATACACCATTCCGGGATCAAACATTAATTTTCTCTGACTATATTGTAAGGTGAAAAACGTATACTagcaaaaagaaataaaaagataCTTAGGCATAAACAAGATATGCATATACCTGCGAACAACTGCTGTGTCTCCGTGACCAGTGCAAATTATCACCATAGCATTTGTTGGTAA
This is a stretch of genomic DNA from Lotus japonicus ecotype B-129 chromosome 1, LjGifu_v1.2. It encodes these proteins:
- the LOC130734406 gene encoding scarecrow-like protein 1 — its product is MSLVISAELADTSYRNAKLYTIKGTDVKPGLSSNNFVPDKHRNMYMTDSYSRESYEKYFLDSPTEELTSSSSISVNSIHHDAASSYQLRASPGASMVSDKPFDTSLMSTRNHDAYESDFVSDFLDHESPDYLEVDGEMRLKLQELERALLGDNNDDEDEGEEEEEEDMFGTFQSMEIDDPDIAVWADADPIQNMLLHDHDSPKESSSSDSNISSISSTTKETSQFQNSPQTPKQLLYECASALSEGNKVKASSMINDLRQMVSIQGDPSQRIAAYMVEGLAARLASSGKCIYRALKCKEPPSSDRLAAMQILFEVCPCFKFGFIAANGAIAEAVKNEKKVHIIDFDINQGSQYITLIQTLASRPGKPPHVRLTGVDDPESVQRSVGGLNNIGQRLEKLAEALGLPFEFRAVASTTSLVTQSMLNCRQGEALVVNFAFQLHHMRDESVSTVNERDQLLRMVKSLNPKLVTVVEQDMNTNTSPFLPRFIIAYEYYSAVFDSLDATLPRESQDRVNVERQCLARDIVNIVACEGEDRIERYEVAGKWRARMTMAGFNSSPMSTNVKEAIRELIKQYCDRYKMKDEMGALHFGWEDKNLIVASAWK